A stretch of Mesoplodon densirostris isolate mMesDen1 chromosome 9, mMesDen1 primary haplotype, whole genome shotgun sequence DNA encodes these proteins:
- the TFPI2 gene encoding tissue factor pathway inhibitor 2, giving the protein MYSVRPLRLVVLPLLLVGTALGDAPQAPPGNNAEICLLPPDEGPCRARIPSYYYDRYTQSCREFMYGGCEGNANNFETWEACDEACWRIQKVPKICRLEVSKRQCGELREVYFFNLSSMACEKFISGGCHSSENRFPDEATCMGFCAPKKGPSFCYSPKDEGLCSANATRYYFNPRHKACEAFTYTGCGGNNNNFVNVKDCKRICVKALKKGKNKMPKLLFASRRLKIKKKQF; this is encoded by the exons ATGTACTCTGTTCGCCCCCTCCGGCTGGTGGTTCTGCCGCTGCTCCTGGTGGGGACTGCGCTGGGAGATGCTCCTCAAGCGCCGCCAG GAAATAACGCGGAGATCTGCCTCCTGCCCCCGGATGAAGGGCCCTGCCGGGCCCGGATCCCCAGTTACTACTATGACAGGTATACGCAGAGCTGCCGCGAGTTCATGTATGGGGGCTGCGAGGGCAATGCCAACAATTTCGAAACTTGGGAGGCCTGCGATGAAGCTTGCTGGAGGATACAGA AAGTTCCCAAGATTTGCCGGTTGGAAGTCAGTAAGAGGCAGTGTGGGGAGCTCAGAGAAGTGTATTTCTTCAATCTAAGTTCCATGGCATGTGAAAAATTCATATCTGGCGGGTGTCACAGCAGTGAGAACCGGTTCCCGGATGAAGCTACTTGTATGGGCTTCTGTGCACCAAAGAAAG gtCCATCATTTTGCTATAGTCCAAAAGATGAGGGACTATGCTCTGCTAATGCAACTCGCTATTATTTTAATCCAAGACACAAAGCCTGTGAGGCCTTCACCTATACTGGCTGTGGAGGGAATAACAATAACTTTGTTAACGTGAAGGACTGCAAACGCATTTGTGTAAAAG ccttgaaaaagggaaaaaacaagatGCCAAAACTTCTCTTTGCAAGTAGAAGACTGAAAATTAAGAAGAAGCAATTttaa